The following proteins are co-located in the Flammeovirga kamogawensis genome:
- the aat gene encoding leucyl/phenylalanyl-tRNA--protein transferase, which yields MPIFQLEDNNNQFPPARMTDDSGILAVGGDLTPGRIIEAYASGVFPWFNPEDPLLWWSPDPRCVLYPENIKVSKSMRQLLRRKTYTVTFDQAFEEVITSCQEIFRPDQGGTWITDEMKAAYVQLHKIGFMHSVEVWDEGELIGGLYGGAMNKCFFGESMFSKKSNASKFGFITLCKNLIEKGYEMIDCQMHTDHLESLGAEEIPREAFLLSVERNQQREFKKVDWNSIFRTDFY from the coding sequence ATGCCGATTTTTCAATTAGAAGATAATAATAATCAATTCCCTCCTGCTCGTATGACCGATGACAGTGGTATTTTAGCCGTTGGCGGAGATCTTACTCCAGGTAGAATTATTGAAGCATACGCAAGTGGCGTTTTCCCTTGGTTTAATCCAGAAGACCCTTTGTTATGGTGGTCACCCGACCCTAGATGCGTTTTATACCCTGAGAATATAAAAGTATCTAAAAGTATGCGCCAATTGCTTCGAAGAAAAACATACACAGTTACTTTTGATCAAGCTTTTGAGGAGGTAATTACTTCCTGTCAAGAAATCTTTAGACCAGACCAAGGTGGAACTTGGATTACAGATGAAATGAAAGCGGCTTATGTTCAGTTACATAAGATTGGTTTTATGCATTCTGTAGAAGTCTGGGACGAAGGAGAACTCATTGGTGGACTCTATGGTGGAGCAATGAACAAATGCTTTTTTGGAGAATCAATGTTTTCAAAAAAGAGCAATGCATCTAAATTTGGTTTTATTACATTATGCAAGAATCTGATAGAAAAAGGTTATGAAATGATCGACTGTCAAATGCATACAGATCACTTAGAAAGCTTAGGTGCAGAAGAAATTCCTAGAGAAGCTTTTTTGTTAAGTGTAGAGCGTAATCAGCAAAGAGAATTTAAGAAAGTGGATTGGAATTCTATTTTTAGAACAGATTTCTACTAG
- a CDS encoding 7-carboxy-7-deazaguanine synthase QueE: MVKHLEYSTKERVQLGYALPVMEAFYTIQGEGSFSGHAAYFIRLAGCDVGCVWCDVKESWEQDKHPILDIEEIIQDAKAHPGRLAIITGGEPLMHELGPLTKRLKEEGFQINIETSGTHKFTGEIDYVCLSPKKFKAPVEEAYKKADEFKVVVFHKSDLQWAIDLSEKLNPNCKLYIQPEWSKRNTVTPLLVEFVKENPEWHLSLQTHKYIDIP, from the coding sequence ATGGTTAAGCATTTAGAATACTCTACTAAAGAAAGAGTACAATTAGGATACGCGCTTCCTGTTATGGAAGCTTTTTATACAATTCAAGGCGAAGGGTCTTTTTCAGGACATGCCGCATACTTTATACGTTTAGCAGGTTGTGATGTAGGTTGTGTTTGGTGTGATGTGAAAGAATCATGGGAGCAAGACAAACATCCAATTTTAGATATAGAGGAGATCATTCAAGATGCAAAAGCTCACCCGGGCAGATTAGCCATTATTACTGGAGGGGAACCTCTAATGCATGAACTTGGACCTTTAACTAAGAGATTAAAAGAAGAAGGTTTTCAAATCAATATTGAAACATCTGGCACTCACAAATTTACTGGAGAAATAGACTATGTTTGTTTGTCTCCAAAAAAGTTTAAAGCTCCTGTAGAAGAAGCCTATAAGAAAGCAGATGAATTTAAAGTAGTTGTTTTTCATAAATCAGATTTACAATGGGCTATTGATCTTTCAGAGAAATTAAACCCAAATTGTAAATTATACATTCAACCAGAATGGTCTAAAAGAAATACAGTAACACCATTATTAGTTGAATTTGTGAAAGAAAACCCGGAATGGCACTTGTCATTACAAACGCACAAATACATTGATATCCCATAA
- a CDS encoding S9 family peptidase, whose amino-acid sequence MNKLYKLTAVLLMMLLTVSTVNAQKKTLTLEDAIVKRWSQFYPKHLAVQWRPDSKGYYIINEENRIVEVNAKKGTKNIILTLGGLKGSHNDLLNINRLPRYKWISKNQFTFKVENKIYVTDVTTKKSEQTTSWNLEGKHQDVTTDRKKVAYTIENNLFISIGNGEVQLTNESNKEIVFGQTVHRNEFGVNKGTYWSPKGTALAFYRNDQTMVTNYPLVDLSTRPASANPIKYPMAGQKSEEVTLKVYNTVSKKTINIKTEGPKEQYLTNVAWSPDEKSVYVGILNRDQNHLALNEYNAETGEFVKTLFEEKDSKYLSLTHPMEFLPNSNDKFIWRTEKDGFEHVYLYSTDGKQLAQITKGDWVVMNVLGFDRKNQNIFVLGTDNNGMDRQVYKANLKSKKVTKITKESGVYSGVKYDASSNLLFANFTNISTPNKEVIFDSNGKIIKTILDAKDPLADYNVSPIELSTITAADGKTVLNTRMIKPSNFDATKKYPVIMYVYGGPGVQLLTNRWQAGAALWMQKAAQDGYIIYTVESRGSENRGKDFEQATHLHLGDAEIADQLKGVDYLKTLPYVDSSKLAIHGWSFGGFMTTSLMTKSAGTFKVGVAGGPVMDWGLYEIMYTERYMSTPQKNPKGYEKSLLLDKTHLLKDKLLIIHGLIDDVVVPQHSFLFLQNCVSNGVQVDFFTYPGHPHNVRGKDRVHLMKKVLMYIDDNINR is encoded by the coding sequence ATGAATAAATTATACAAATTAACTGCAGTTCTTTTGATGATGCTTTTAACTGTATCTACAGTGAATGCCCAAAAAAAGACGTTAACACTTGAGGATGCGATTGTAAAAAGATGGTCTCAATTTTATCCCAAACACCTTGCTGTACAATGGCGACCTGATAGTAAAGGATATTATATTATTAACGAAGAAAACAGAATTGTTGAGGTTAATGCTAAGAAAGGGACAAAGAATATTATTTTAACTCTTGGCGGCTTGAAAGGATCTCATAACGACCTTTTAAATATTAATAGATTACCAAGGTACAAATGGATTTCTAAAAATCAGTTTACGTTCAAAGTAGAAAATAAAATTTATGTAACAGATGTTACAACCAAAAAATCGGAGCAAACTACTTCTTGGAATTTAGAAGGAAAACATCAAGATGTAACTACAGATAGAAAAAAAGTAGCCTACACAATTGAAAATAACCTTTTTATCTCTATTGGTAACGGAGAAGTTCAACTTACTAATGAATCAAATAAAGAAATTGTTTTCGGACAAACAGTTCATAGAAATGAGTTTGGTGTAAACAAAGGAACGTATTGGTCTCCAAAAGGAACTGCGTTGGCTTTTTATAGAAATGATCAGACAATGGTTACCAATTATCCTTTAGTTGATTTATCTACACGCCCAGCTTCTGCTAATCCAATTAAATATCCAATGGCAGGGCAAAAAAGTGAAGAAGTTACTTTAAAAGTGTACAATACTGTTTCTAAGAAAACTATTAATATTAAAACAGAAGGACCTAAAGAGCAATACTTAACAAATGTAGCTTGGAGTCCAGATGAGAAATCAGTGTATGTAGGTATCTTAAACAGAGATCAAAATCATTTGGCTTTAAATGAATATAATGCTGAAACTGGTGAATTTGTGAAGACTTTGTTCGAAGAAAAGGACAGCAAATATTTATCTCTTACACACCCTATGGAATTCCTTCCAAATTCTAACGATAAATTTATTTGGAGAACTGAAAAAGATGGTTTTGAACATGTTTATCTTTATTCTACAGATGGTAAACAATTGGCTCAAATTACAAAAGGTGATTGGGTAGTAATGAATGTTTTAGGTTTTGATAGAAAGAATCAAAATATTTTTGTTTTAGGCACTGATAATAACGGAATGGATCGTCAAGTTTATAAAGCAAATTTAAAATCTAAGAAAGTTACAAAAATCACAAAAGAATCTGGTGTTTATAGCGGTGTTAAATATGATGCTTCTAGTAATCTACTTTTTGCTAATTTCACAAACATATCAACGCCAAATAAAGAGGTTATTTTTGATAGCAATGGAAAAATAATCAAAACTATTCTTGATGCGAAAGATCCTTTAGCAGATTATAACGTATCTCCTATTGAGCTAAGTACAATTACCGCAGCAGATGGTAAAACTGTTCTAAACACCCGCATGATTAAGCCGTCTAATTTTGATGCTACTAAAAAATACCCTGTAATTATGTATGTATATGGTGGTCCAGGTGTACAATTACTTACAAATAGATGGCAAGCAGGCGCAGCTCTTTGGATGCAAAAAGCTGCACAAGATGGATACATCATTTATACAGTAGAAAGTAGAGGTTCTGAAAATAGAGGAAAAGATTTTGAACAAGCAACTCATTTACATTTAGGAGATGCGGAAATTGCGGATCAATTAAAAGGTGTTGATTATCTAAAAACACTTCCATATGTAGACAGTAGTAAATTAGCTATTCATGGTTGGAGTTTTGGTGGTTTCATGACAACTTCACTAATGACAAAATCGGCTGGTACTTTTAAAGTTGGTGTAGCTGGTGGACCTGTTATGGATTGGGGACTATATGAAATTATGTATACTGAAAGGTATATGTCTACTCCACAAAAGAATCCTAAGGGTTACGAAAAATCTTTATTATTAGATAAAACACATCTTTTAAAAGACAAATTACTTATTATTCATGGATTGATTGATGATGTAGTCGTACCCCAACATTCTTTCTTATTCTTACAAAATTGTGTATCGAATGGTGTGCAAGTTGATTTCTTCACTTATCCAGGACATCCACATAATGTTAGAGGAAAAGACAGAGTTCATTTAATGAAAAAAGTATTGATGTATATTGATGATAATATCAATAGATAA
- a CDS encoding MBL fold metallo-hydrolase, translating to MIKVHTLTFSPFQENTYVVWDDTKEAIIVDPGCYDASEEKELVSFIETNELKVVKIVNTHCHLDHVFGNKFCQDTFGVKLYIPKGEVEMLAMGSASAAKYGIPGFITSQHDELLENSGEIKFGESTLEILYVPGHSPGHLVFFDKEVKVALGGDVLFKGSIGRTDLPGGDHQTLLDNIKSVMYKLPNETVVYPGHGPFTTIGDEKRSNPFVKG from the coding sequence ATGATAAAAGTTCACACTTTAACCTTTAGTCCATTCCAAGAAAACACATATGTGGTATGGGACGATACAAAAGAAGCAATAATTGTAGATCCTGGATGTTATGATGCATCAGAAGAAAAAGAACTTGTATCTTTTATAGAAACGAACGAACTAAAAGTTGTCAAGATAGTAAATACACACTGCCATTTAGATCATGTGTTTGGTAATAAATTTTGTCAAGATACATTTGGAGTGAAATTATATATCCCAAAAGGGGAAGTTGAAATGCTAGCTATGGGAAGTGCATCGGCTGCAAAATATGGCATACCTGGTTTTATAACTTCACAGCATGATGAGTTATTAGAAAACTCAGGTGAAATTAAATTTGGTGAGTCAACATTAGAAATACTATATGTTCCAGGTCATTCACCAGGTCATTTAGTATTCTTTGATAAAGAGGTAAAAGTAGCTTTAGGAGGAGATGTATTGTTTAAAGGATCTATTGGGAGAACAGATTTACCTGGCGGAGACCATCAGACGCTTTTAGACAACATTAAATCTGTAATGTACAAGTTACCTAACGAAACAGTTGTATATCCTGGTCATGGACCTTTTACAACTATTGGGGATGAGAAAAGAAGTAATCCATTTGTAAAAGGATAA
- a CDS encoding aminoacyl-histidine dipeptidase, whose protein sequence is MNKEVAQLNPVQIWENFEKMNEVPRGSKKEERIIAFTKKFGEDLGLETIVDKTGNVIIKKPATLGMEDRKGIILQSHIDMVHQKNADTDFNFDTDGIQSYIDGDWVKAKGTTLGADNGIGAATIMGVLASKDLVHGPIEGLFTIDEETGMTGAFGLEGGILNGDILLNLDTEDEHELCIGCAGGIDTNVNYTYDEVAAEGTAFHIQIKGLKGGHSGCEIHLGRGNANKLMNRLLWGTRQKFGLEIAQIDGGSLRNAIPRESFADVVIAPESVEEFKAYITAFEKEIKTELHATEPNLVVAISTIDTPAKVMDVTAQDALLSAIYAAPCGVIRMSDDLEGLVETSTSMARVKVGDGNVLVQSLTRSSVDSAKFDVTNQLDAAFAITKGNVEHGGAYPGWTPNATSQILEEMKEIHQDLFGKPAVVNAVHAGLECGIIGSHYPNLDMISFGPTIKNPHSPDEMCEIATVSRFWDYLKITLEKVAKK, encoded by the coding sequence ATGAATAAGGAAGTTGCACAGTTAAACCCTGTACAGATTTGGGAGAACTTTGAAAAAATGAACGAAGTTCCTCGTGGGTCTAAAAAAGAAGAAAGAATTATTGCTTTCACTAAAAAATTTGGTGAAGACTTAGGTTTGGAAACTATTGTTGATAAAACAGGTAATGTAATCATTAAAAAGCCTGCAACACTTGGTATGGAAGACCGCAAAGGAATTATCCTTCAGTCTCACATAGATATGGTTCACCAAAAAAATGCTGATACTGATTTTAACTTTGATACTGATGGAATTCAATCTTACATTGATGGAGATTGGGTTAAAGCAAAAGGTACAACTTTAGGTGCTGACAATGGTATTGGAGCTGCTACTATTATGGGTGTTTTGGCTTCTAAAGATTTAGTACACGGACCAATTGAAGGTTTATTTACTATTGATGAAGAAACTGGAATGACTGGAGCATTCGGTTTAGAAGGCGGCATATTAAATGGAGATATACTTTTAAATCTTGATACTGAGGACGAGCATGAGCTTTGCATTGGCTGTGCCGGAGGTATAGATACAAACGTTAATTACACATATGATGAAGTTGCTGCAGAGGGAACTGCTTTCCATATCCAAATTAAAGGATTAAAAGGTGGTCATTCTGGCTGCGAAATTCATTTAGGCAGAGGTAACGCTAACAAATTGATGAATCGCCTACTTTGGGGAACTCGTCAAAAATTTGGTTTAGAAATCGCTCAGATTGATGGTGGTTCTCTAAGAAATGCTATTCCTAGAGAATCTTTTGCAGATGTAGTTATCGCTCCAGAATCTGTTGAAGAATTTAAAGCATATATCACTGCATTTGAAAAAGAAATCAAAACAGAGTTACATGCTACAGAACCTAATCTAGTTGTTGCAATATCTACAATAGATACTCCGGCAAAAGTAATGGATGTTACTGCTCAAGATGCACTTTTAAGTGCTATTTATGCCGCTCCTTGTGGCGTTATTAGAATGTCTGATGATTTAGAAGGGTTAGTAGAAACTTCTACATCTATGGCAAGAGTAAAAGTTGGAGATGGTAATGTTTTAGTACAATCTTTAACGCGTAGTTCTGTAGATTCAGCAAAATTTGATGTTACAAATCAATTAGATGCTGCATTTGCAATAACAAAAGGAAATGTGGAACATGGTGGTGCATATCCTGGATGGACACCAAATGCTACATCACAAATCCTTGAAGAAATGAAAGAAATTCACCAAGATTTATTTGGTAAGCCTGCAGTAGTAAATGCTGTACATGCTGGCTTGGAATGTGGAATTATTGGTAGCCACTACCCTAATTTAGATATGATTTCTTTCGGGCCTACAATCAAGAACCCTCACTCTCCAGATGAGATGTGTGAAATTGCCACTGTAAGCAGATTCTGGGATTATCTAAAAATAACTTTAGAAAAAGTAGCAAAAAAATAA
- a CDS encoding thioredoxin family protein has translation MKKITFFLILFIFQITDLYAQEKINWLSFTEAINLNKIQPKKIVVDVYTDWCTWCKKMDRKTFSDPKIIEYMNTNFYAVKLDAEGKLPISFQGETFVYHKEKGTGYHELASTLLNGNMSYPTVVVLFVGKDEELLTQPIPLQGYQNKEKMLMVLSYLEEADLEKQSFSDFQKTYTSPYK, from the coding sequence ATGAAAAAAATAACCTTCTTTTTAATTCTATTTATCTTTCAAATAACTGATTTATATGCTCAAGAAAAGATAAATTGGTTATCATTTACAGAAGCGATAAATCTAAACAAAATACAACCTAAAAAGATAGTTGTTGATGTATATACCGATTGGTGTACTTGGTGTAAAAAAATGGATCGTAAAACATTTAGCGATCCAAAAATAATCGAGTACATGAATACCAATTTCTATGCTGTAAAATTAGATGCAGAGGGGAAATTACCAATTTCTTTTCAAGGTGAGACATTTGTATATCACAAGGAAAAGGGGACAGGTTACCATGAACTGGCATCAACTTTACTTAATGGTAATATGAGTTATCCTACGGTTGTTGTTTTATTTGTTGGGAAAGATGAAGAACTTTTAACTCAGCCAATTCCTCTTCAAGGGTATCAAAATAAAGAAAAAATGTTAATGGTCTTGTCTTATCTTGAAGAAGCTGATTTAGAAAAGCAATCTTTTTCTGATTTTCAGAAGACGTATACATCACCTTATAAATAA
- a CDS encoding NAD(P)/FAD-dependent oxidoreductase produces MTYTVDYLIVGQGLAGTIFAETVQKNGFSFKIIDNAVLKNSSRVAGGLYNPITGRKMVKTWLCDELFDQLENFYPHLDEKYGVKSFKPMNLYFPFDSQEKQTDWISASADDKYESYIEEFHKEGLYTDYIQADFGGMEVTRSGYVDIPVLLDAFKEFALKNNQLINEEFDYDQLEQLEGGVRYKDITAKHIIFCEGNKVESNPYFTNLDFRPVKGELLMIKFKNARFNHIVNRNGFILPIDEEGNCKLGATYERVEQMESPTEKGKRQLLEKVDNLINDEYEILSHWSGIRPATFDRRPFIGTSDKSKNIHIFNGLGAKGVSLAPYFSQLLINKIETGSDLPYEVRLDRLSKQQRINLNTK; encoded by the coding sequence ATGACATATACAGTTGATTATTTAATAGTAGGACAAGGCTTAGCAGGGACAATTTTTGCCGAAACAGTTCAAAAAAATGGTTTTTCATTTAAAATCATTGACAATGCCGTTCTAAAAAACTCTTCCCGTGTTGCTGGTGGATTATACAACCCAATCACTGGAAGAAAGATGGTGAAGACTTGGCTGTGTGATGAATTATTTGATCAACTTGAAAATTTCTATCCTCATCTAGATGAAAAATATGGCGTAAAAAGTTTTAAACCAATGAACCTTTATTTCCCATTTGATTCACAAGAAAAACAAACTGATTGGATTTCTGCAAGTGCAGACGATAAATATGAAAGTTATATAGAGGAATTTCATAAAGAAGGTTTATACACAGATTATATACAAGCTGATTTTGGCGGTATGGAAGTTACTAGAAGTGGTTACGTTGATATACCTGTATTGCTGGATGCCTTTAAAGAATTTGCTCTAAAAAATAATCAATTAATTAATGAGGAATTTGATTATGATCAATTAGAACAACTTGAAGGTGGGGTTCGTTACAAGGATATTACGGCAAAACATATTATATTCTGTGAAGGGAATAAAGTTGAAAGTAACCCCTACTTTACTAATTTAGATTTTAGACCTGTAAAAGGTGAGTTGCTTATGATAAAATTCAAAAATGCACGTTTTAATCATATAGTAAATAGAAATGGCTTTATTTTACCAATTGATGAGGAAGGTAATTGCAAGTTAGGAGCTACATACGAAAGAGTAGAACAAATGGAGTCTCCTACTGAAAAAGGTAAAAGACAATTATTAGAAAAAGTAGATAATCTAATAAATGATGAATATGAGATTCTTTCTCATTGGTCAGGAATACGACCAGCCACCTTTGATAGACGACCTTTTATAGGAACATCAGATAAATCTAAAAATATTCATATCTTTAATGGTTTAGGTGCCAAAGGCGTTTCTTTAGCTCCTTATTTTTCGCAACTGCTCATAAATAAAATTGAGACAGGTAGTGATTTACCTTACGAAGTACGACTAGATCGACTTTCTAAGCAACAGAGAATTAATTTGAATACAAAATAA
- the folD gene encoding bifunctional methylenetetrahydrofolate dehydrogenase/methenyltetrahydrofolate cyclohydrolase FolD, protein MQLIDGKATSNAIKLEIAEEVRKLTAAGGKKPHLAAILVGEDGASRTYVNHKVKSCEQVGFKSTLCKFDADITEEALLQTIDELNNDDDIDGFIVQLPLPKHINETKVTEAIDPNKDVDGFHPTNLGKMMLGLPTFLPATPYGIIQLLDRYGIETSGKKCVIVGRSHIVGTPMSLLMSRNSKVGNCTVTLTHSRTKDLKKECLEADILIAALGKAEFVTADMVKEGAVIVDVGITRIEDASKKSGFTLKGDVKFDEVSEKASWITPVPGGVGPMTVVSLLMNTLESVKRKTVKETV, encoded by the coding sequence ATGCAACTAATTGACGGAAAAGCAACTTCAAATGCAATCAAACTAGAAATTGCCGAAGAAGTAAGAAAACTGACTGCCGCTGGAGGCAAGAAACCACATTTAGCCGCTATTTTAGTTGGTGAAGACGGAGCAAGTAGAACATATGTAAATCATAAAGTAAAATCTTGTGAGCAAGTAGGGTTTAAATCTACTCTTTGCAAGTTTGATGCGGATATCACAGAAGAAGCACTTTTACAAACAATCGATGAGTTAAACAATGACGATGATATCGATGGTTTCATTGTCCAATTGCCTTTACCTAAACACATCAATGAGACAAAGGTAACAGAAGCAATTGACCCGAATAAAGATGTAGATGGTTTTCATCCTACAAACTTGGGTAAAATGATGTTAGGTTTACCTACATTCCTTCCTGCAACACCATACGGTATTATTCAACTATTAGATCGTTATGGTATTGAAACTTCTGGAAAAAAATGTGTTATTGTTGGACGTTCTCATATTGTGGGTACACCAATGAGTTTGCTAATGTCTAGAAATAGTAAAGTAGGTAATTGTACTGTTACTTTAACACATAGTCGTACTAAAGATCTTAAGAAGGAATGCTTAGAAGCAGATATTCTTATTGCAGCCCTTGGTAAAGCAGAATTTGTAACTGCAGATATGGTAAAAGAAGGTGCTGTTATTGTTGATGTTGGAATAACTAGAATTGAAGACGCATCAAAAAAATCAGGCTTTACTTTAAAAGGTGATGTCAAGTTTGATGAAGTAAGTGAGAAAGCTAGTTGGATTACTCCTGTACCAGGTGGTGTAGGGCCAATGACTGTAGTATCACTGTTAATGAATACATTAGAATCTGTTAAAAGAAAAACTGTTAAGGAAACAGTTTAA
- a CDS encoding TrkH family potassium uptake protein, translating into MSSNTNDFINQWLLQYQEVVYKYERRISLLVTLIAVGLVFYRYGFYLTTEEIESVVTVLGFIFVVYELAYLARFIFSNHRLTFLKSTWIEGCLLTLLTFNGLMYSFFGIRIIQQLFRLLWLDNPFQSYANFLFLYLIILIGIETTKISVAFSELKIKPSTTFISSFIFLILFGTFCLMLPGASVGESSMGFLDAIFTSVSASCVTGLAVVDTGQFFTFKGKIVILFLAQVGGIGIVSFATFFATFMSKGVSLKHKTIIQDVLSSEDLSSATGLLRKVIFLTLLIESLGAVFIYFSWDRSLVFDNHFQKVFYSIFHSVSAFCNAGFSLFPDSLNTYILSSDTTQFNTPNTVVDLRHMYGLHLVIGIIIIFGSFGFTTIEEIFSPAKIKDRIKNPWKKYSIGTSISLYSTILLILLGMVAVFFLEIDQLREDRTLLESLIASFFQSVTTRTAGFNSMDFGSMKPSTIIVMIFLMFIGAAPGSTGGGIKSSTFYVLLLSSIGIIRGRQRMVVRKRTISDDNIKRSYSIFMFAVIYNMVAIFLLTITESGNSNIEILPLVFEEVSAFGTAGLSMGVTGELSSLGKVIIILSMYIGRVGTLTLALALSSTVKTNNFQYPEAHVMVG; encoded by the coding sequence ATGAGTTCGAATACAAATGATTTTATTAATCAATGGCTTTTACAATACCAAGAGGTAGTTTATAAATATGAACGTAGAATATCTCTACTTGTAACATTGATCGCAGTTGGACTTGTCTTTTATAGATATGGCTTTTATTTAACAACAGAAGAAATTGAATCCGTAGTAACAGTACTCGGATTTATTTTTGTAGTTTATGAATTGGCCTACTTAGCAAGGTTTATTTTTTCAAATCATCGGTTAACTTTCCTCAAGTCAACATGGATAGAAGGTTGCCTATTGACTTTACTTACCTTTAATGGTTTAATGTATAGCTTTTTTGGTATACGGATAATCCAGCAACTTTTTAGGTTATTATGGCTTGATAATCCTTTCCAATCCTATGCTAACTTTTTATTCCTCTATTTAATTATTTTAATAGGAATTGAAACAACTAAGATTTCAGTTGCTTTTTCTGAGCTAAAAATAAAGCCTTCAACAACATTTATTTCGAGCTTTATCTTTCTAATACTATTTGGTACTTTCTGTCTAATGTTGCCAGGAGCATCTGTCGGAGAATCATCAATGGGTTTTTTAGATGCAATATTTACTTCTGTAAGTGCATCGTGTGTAACAGGTTTAGCAGTTGTAGATACAGGGCAGTTTTTTACATTTAAAGGAAAGATTGTTATATTATTTCTTGCTCAAGTAGGAGGTATTGGTATTGTTTCTTTTGCTACTTTCTTTGCAACTTTTATGTCGAAAGGAGTAAGCTTAAAACATAAAACAATTATTCAAGATGTACTTAGTAGTGAAGATTTATCATCTGCAACAGGTTTATTAAGGAAAGTGATTTTCTTGACATTATTAATAGAGTCTTTAGGGGCTGTATTTATTTATTTTAGTTGGGATAGATCGCTTGTTTTTGATAATCATTTTCAAAAAGTTTTTTATTCAATATTTCATTCTGTTTCTGCATTTTGTAATGCTGGGTTTAGTTTGTTTCCAGATAGTTTAAATACCTATATTTTATCTTCTGATACAACTCAATTTAATACCCCAAATACTGTTGTAGACCTTAGACATATGTATGGTTTACATTTGGTGATAGGGATAATTATTATTTTTGGGAGTTTTGGTTTTACAACAATTGAAGAGATCTTTTCTCCAGCTAAAATTAAGGATAGAATCAAAAACCCTTGGAAAAAGTATTCTATAGGTACATCAATTTCTTTGTACTCAACTATTTTACTTATTTTACTAGGTATGGTGGCTGTGTTCTTTTTAGAGATAGATCAATTGAGAGAAGATAGAACATTATTGGAATCATTGATAGCATCTTTCTTCCAATCTGTAACTACTAGAACAGCCGGTTTTAACTCTATGGATTTTGGAAGCATGAAGCCTTCAACGATAATTGTAATGATTTTCTTGATGTTTATTGGTGCAGCTCCAGGTTCTACAGGAGGTGGTATTAAGAGTAGTACTTTTTATGTTTTGCTTCTGTCTTCTATAGGGATAATTAGAGGTAGACAAAGAATGGTTGTGAGAAAAAGAACAATTAGTGATGATAACATCAAACGTTCGTATTCTATTTTTATGTTTGCTGTAATCTATAATATGGTAGCAATATTCTTGTTGACAATAACAGAGTCAGGTAATTCAAATATTGAGATTTTACCCTTAGTTTTTGAAGAGGTCTCTGCTTTTGGAACAGCAGGTTTGAGTATGGGTGTTACAGGAGAGTTATCTTCTTTAGGTAAAGTAATTATTATTTTATCAATGTATATTGGAAGAGTAGGAACATTAACACTAGCATTAGCGTTAAGTTCCACTGTAAAAACAAATAATTTCCAATATCCTGAAGCACATGTAATGGTAGGCTAA